Proteins from one Peromyscus eremicus chromosome 8a, PerEre_H2_v1, whole genome shotgun sequence genomic window:
- the Llgl2 gene encoding LOW QUALITY PROTEIN: LLGL scribble cell polarity complex component 2 (The sequence of the model RefSeq protein was modified relative to this genomic sequence to represent the inferred CDS: substituted 1 base at 1 genomic stop codon) produces MRRFLRTGHDPARERLKRDLFQFNKTVEHGFPHQPSALGYSPSLHILAIGTRSGAIKLYGAPGVEFMGLHKENNAVMQIHFLPGQCQLVTLLDDNSLHLWSLKVKGGVSELQEEESFTLRGAPGAAPSATQVTEILPHSSRELLYLGTESGSVFVVQLPGFRTLDDRTISSEAVLRWLPEEARHRRVFEMVEALQEHPRDPNQILIGYSRGLVVIWDLQGSRVLYHFLSSQQLENVSWQRDGCLIVTCHSDGSHCQWPVSSDIQNPDPLRSSIPYGPFPCKAITKIFWLTTRQGLPFTIFQGGMPRASYGDRHCISVVHNGQQTAFDFTSRVIDFTVLTEADPTAAFDDPYALVVLAEEELVVIDLQTAGWPPVQLPYLASLHCSAITCSHHVSNIPLKLWERVIAAGSRQNLPFSTMEWPIDGGTNLAPPPPQRDLLLTGHEDGTVRFWDASGVCLRLLYKLSTVRVFLTDTDLNENLSTQGEEEWPPLRKVGSFDPYSDDPRLGIQKIFLCKYSGYLAVAGTAGQVLVLELNDEAAEHAVEQVEADLLQDQEGYRWKGHERLAARPGPVSFEPGFQPFVLVQCQPPAVVTSLALHSEWRLVAFGTSHGFGLFDHQRRRQVFVKCTLHPSDQLALEGPLSRVKSLKKSLRQSFRRMRRSRVSGHKRRPGGYTGEVRPKAQSSHLQDPSSLPGLXAQDLNPEQSQPNFLQAQAVSTKAERTGLQNMELAPVQRKIEARSAEDSFTGFVRTLYFADTYVRDSSRHCPSLWAGTNGGTIYAFSLRVPPAERRMDEPVRAEQAKEIQLMHRAPVVGILVLDGHSVPLPEPLEVAHDLSKSPDMQGSHQLLVVSEEQFKVFTLPKVSAKMKLKLTALEGSRVRRVGVAHFGSCRAEDYGEHHLAVLTNSGDIQVVSMPLLKPQARYSCIRKEDVSGIASCVFTKYGQGFYLISPSEFERFSLSTKWLVEPRCLVDSTNTKNHSRPSNGNSTGPKRTSGQVRNSRSQSDGEEKKPGPVMEHALLSDEWVLNEIQSTLEGDRGSYSNWRSQRMAVGRSLSNGEAE; encoded by the exons ATACGGTGCCCCTGGGGTAGAGTTCATGGGGCTTCACAAGGAGAACAATGCTGTGATGCAGAtccacttcctgcctggtcag TGTCAGCTGGTCACTCTGCTGGACGACAACAGCTTGCATCTCTGGAGCCTGAAGGTCAAGGGTGGGGTGTCAGAGCTGCAGGAAGAAGAGAGCTTCACGTTACGTGGTGCCCCAGG GGCTGCCCCCAGCGCCACGCAGGTCACTGAGATCCTACCTCACTCCTCCCGAGAACTGCTCTACCTGGGCACCGAGAGTGGCAGTGTATTTGTGGTGCAGCTTCCGGGCTTCCGCACACTGGACGACAGGACCATCAGCTCAGAGGCCGTGCTGCGATG GCTGCCGGAGGAGGCCCGCCACCGGCGAGTGTTCGAGATGGTGGAAGCTCTGCAGGAGCACCCTCGTGACCCCAACCAAATCCTCATCGGCTACAGCCGAGGCCTTGTTGTCATCTGGGACCTTCAGGGCAGTCGTGTGCTTTACCATTTCCTCAGCAGCCAG CAACTGGAGAATGTCAGCTGGCAGAGGGATGGCTGCCTGATTGTCACCTGCCACTCCGACGGCAGCCACTGCCAGTGGCCCGTGTCCAGTGACATccagaacccagatcctctgcgcAGTTCCATACCTTACG GTCCCTTTCCTTGCAAGGCTATAACCAAAATCTTCTGGCTTACCACCAGGCAAGG GTTACCCTTCACCATCTTCCAGGGCGGTATGCCACGTGCCAGTTACGGGGACCGCCACTGCATCTCAGTGGTCCACAACGGGCAGCAGACAGCCTTCGACTTCACCTCCCGGGTCATTGACTTCACTGTCCTCACAGAGGCCGACCCTACAGCTG CCTTTGATGACCCGTACGCCCTGGTGGTGCTAGCGGAGGAGGAGCTGGTGGTGATCGACCTGCAGACAGCGGGCTGGCCACCCGTGCAGCTGCCCTACCTAGCCTCCCTGCACTGTTCTGCTATCACCTGCTCCCACCACGTCTCTAACATCCCCCTGAAGCTATGGGAGCGCGTCATTGCTGCGGGCAGCCGCCAGAACTTGCCCTTCTCCACCATG GAGTGGCCCATCGATGGTGGCACCAACCTGGCCCCGCCTCCACCCCAGAGGGACCTGCTGCTCACGGG GCATGAGGATGGCACAGTGCGGTTCTGGGATGCCTCGGGTGTCTGCTTACGGCTGCTATACAAACTCAGCACCGTGAGAGTGTTCCTCACAGACACAGACCTCAACGAGAACCTCAGTACCCAGGGTGAGGAGGAGTGGCCCCCACTCCGCAAG GTGGGCTCTTTTGATCCCTACAGTGATGATCCTCGGCTGGGCATCCAGAAGATTTTCCTCTGTAAATACAGTGGCTACCTGGCTGTGGCGGGCACGGCAGGGCAG gtgcTGGTGCTGGAGCTGAATGATGAGGCGGCAGAGCATGCTGTGGAGCAGGTGGAGGCTGACCTGCTGCAGGACCAGGAGGGTTACCGCTGGAAGGGGCACGAGCGCCTGGCCGCCCGCCCAGGGCCCGTGAGCTTTGAGCCAGGCTTCCAGCCCTTTGTACTGGTACAGTGCCAGCCCCCAGCTGTGGTCACCTCCTTGGCTCTGCACTCGGAGTGGCGGCTTGTAGCCTTCGGCACCAGTCATGGCTTCGGCCTCTTTGATCATCAGCGGCGGCGGCAGGTCTTTGTCAA GTGCACACTGCACCCCAGTGACCAGCTGGCCTTGGAGGGCCCCCTGTCTCGAGTAAAGTCCCTCAAGAAGTCTCTACGTCAATCCTTCCGTCGAATGCGCCGCAGCAGAGTATCTGGCCATAAACGGCGGCCGGGTGGCTACACAGGAGAGGTGAGGCCCAAGGCTCAGAGCAGCCATCTACAGGACCCCAGCTCTCTCCCCGGGCTCTAAGCACAGGATCTGAATCCAGAGCAA TCCCAGCCCAACTTCCTGCAGGCGCAGGCTGTGAGCACCAAGGCGGAACGGACAGGCCTGCAGAACATGGAGTTGGCCCCGGTGCAGCGCAAGATCGAGGCCCGCTCTGCAGAGGACTCTTTCACTGGCTTCGTCCGGACCCTCTACTTTGCTGATACCTACGTGAGGGACA GCTCCCGCCACTGCCCTTCACTGTGGGCTGGCACCAATGGAGGTACCATCTATGCCTTTTCCCTGCGTGTGCCTCCTGCAGAGCGAAGAATGGATGAGCCAGTCCGGGCTGAGCAGG CCAAGGAGATCCAGCTGATGCATCGTGCGCCTGTGGTGGGCATCCTGGTGCTTGACGGACACAGTGTGCCCCTTCCCGAGCCCCTGGAAGTGGCCCATGACCTGTCCAAGAGCCCGGACATGCAAGGCAGCCACCAGTTGCTTGTGGTGTCAGAGGAACAGTTCAAG GTATTCACACTGCCCAAGGTGAGTGCCAAGATGAAGCTGAAGCTGACGGCCCTGGAGGGCTCACGGGTACGAAGAGTGGGTGTGGCTCACTTTGGCAGCTGCAGGGCTGAGGACTACGGGGAGCACCACCTGGCGGTGCTCACCAACTCGGGCGACATCCAGGTGGTCTCCATGCCCCTGCTCAAGCCTCAGGCGCGATACAGCTGCATCCGAAAGGAGGACGTCAGTGGAATTGCCTCCTGTGTCTTCACCAAATATGGCCAAG GTTTCTACCTGATATCACCCTCAGAGTTTGAGCGCTTTTCTCTCTCCACCAAGTGGCTGGTTGAGCCCCGGTGTTTGGTGGATTCAACCAACACCAAGAACCACAGCCGCCCGAGTAACGGCAACAGCACGGGCCCCAAAAGGACCTCGGGCCAAGTCAG GAACTCAAGAAGCCAAAGTGATGGGGAAG AGAAGAAGCCTGGCCCCGTGATGGAGCACGCTCTGCTCAGTGACGAGT